One Aspergillus oryzae RIB40 DNA, chromosome 2 genomic window carries:
- a CDS encoding uncharacterized protein (UDP-glucose/GDP-mannose dehydrogenase): MIRNVTCIGAGFVGGPLATVIAHQCPDIQVTVVDKNKERIDAWNTGIPPLYEPGLEAVLSSVRQRETQCNLTFSTDIDQAIREAEIIMLCIDTPTKGDGIGKGMALDLANTQAAVRTIAQAAESDKIVVEKSTVPCGTADKIRDLLESSSKNGCRFEVLSNPEFLSEGTSITDLFYPTKVLIGHQEKPSSRKAAEELAAIYTRWVSPELIITMDRWSSELSKLAANAMLAQRISSVNSLSAICEAVGADIESVSASCGMDPRIGKGMLKSTLGWGGGCFEKDILCLIYLARSLGLTPVANYWASVIEMNEYQKSRFFMRIVSSMHGSVGGKAIAVLGFAFKKNTSDTKNSAAISLVRNLLQEGALVSIYDPMVPRDRILTDVAAAGSHSTSVQVSTSAYEACNGADAVVIATEWDEFQTPIATGDVRMTTAKDTSIEEPQSPPSTPDNKGKNLNWEWIMNHMRPPKFIFDGRNILDRQYLEQLGARYIGIGSGSKWGFLERATHSL; the protein is encoded by the exons ATGATTCGGAATGTAACATGTATTGGTGCTGGATTCGTGG GGGGTCCTCTGGCCACGGTTATCGCCCATCAATGTCCGGACATCCAGGTAACGGTTGTGGACAAAAACAAGGAGCGGATTGACGCTTGGAATACAGGGATCCCTCCACTGTATGAACCAGGCCTCGAAGCTGTTCTATCCAGCGTTCGGCAGCGAGAGACCCAGTGCAATCTTACGTTCTCGACAGACATCGATCAGGCCATCCGAGAGGCGGAGATTATTATGTTGTGCATTGATACCCCTACTAAGGGAGACGGCATTGGGAAAGGGATGGCATTGGACTTGGCCAACACGCAGGCCGCAGTCCGGACCATAGCGCAGGCCGCAGAGTCGGACAAGATTGTCGTGGAGAAGTCGACCGTCCCATGTGGAACAGCAGACAAGATTCGGGACTTG CTCGAATCTAGTTCTAAGAATGGTTGCCGGTTTGAGGTGCTCTCTAATCCTGAATTCCTCTCCGAAGGAACCTCAATAACAGATTTATTCTATCCGACAAAAGTTTTGATCGGCCACCAAGAAAAGCCATCGTCGCGCAAAGCAGCTGAAGAGCTGGCTGCGATATACACCCGGTGGGTATCACCCGAGCTTATAATCACGATGGACCGCTGGTCATCCGAACTATCCAAGCTGGCCGCCAACGCAATGCTAGCGCAGAGAATAAGCAGCGTGAACTCGTTAAGCGCGATATGTGAAGCGGTCGGAGCAGATATTGAGAGCGTGAGTGCTAGTTGCGGAATGGATCCTCGCATCGGGAAGGGCATGTTGAAGAGCACCCTCGGATGGGGAGGCGGATGTTTCGAGAAAGATATCCTATGTCTCATCTACCTGGCTCGCAGTCTAGGTCTCACTCCCGTGGCAAATTATTGGGCTTCCGTTATAGAGATGAACGAGTACCAGAAGTCGCGATTCTTTATGCGCATTGTCTCGTCTATGCATGGAAGTGTCGGGGGAAAGGCCATCGCGGTCTTGGGGTTTGCCTTCAAGAAGAATACATCGGACACAAAGAATTCTGCTGCCATTTCTCTTGTGCGAAACCTGCTCCAAGAAGGCGCCCTCGTCTCCATCTATGACCCCATGGTTCCGCGGGATCGCATTCTGACAGACGTGGCTGCGGCCGGTAGCCATTCCACATCTGTCCAAGTGAGTACATCAGCGTACGAAGCATGCAATGGCGCCGATGCAGTAGTCATTGCGACCGAATGGGACGAGTTTCAGACTCCGATTGCGACAGGCGATGTGCGAATGACCACGGCAAAGGATACTAGCATCGAAGAGCCCCAGTCCCCACCAAGCACACCAGACAACAAAGGGAAGAACCTGAATTGGGAATGGATTATGAATCATATGCGTCCACCCAAGTTTATTTTTGATGGGAGAAATATACTGGATAGGCAGTATCTAGAACAGCTGGGGGCTCGGTATATTGGTATTGGCAGTGGGTCAAAATGGGGATTTCTGGAAAGAGCGACCCATTCTTTATGA
- a CDS encoding UDP-glucuronic acid decarboxylase family protein (nucleoside-diphosphate-sugar epimerases) — MLVREYTPYTILRDMANHDDKLKILITGAAGFLGSNLADYLLAKGQVVIGMDSFQTGSPQNLEHLRNHPDFTFVNQNIQLPLEDVGQIDQIYNLACPASPIQYQKDPISTLRTCFQGTQNVLDLAISKNARVLHTSTSEVYGDPLVHPQPETYWGNVNPFGMRSCYDEGKRVAEALCYAYREQQGADIRIARIFNTYGPRMNGSDGRVVSNFIVAALSGEDLKITGDGTATRSFQYVTDCMKGLYRLMNSDYSEGPVNIGNDGEFTIQQLAEKVAGLVAEMTNQPKVNITYHPRPADDPAVRRPQISLAKAVLNWCPTIPLQEGLRRTIEWHVSERVVS; from the exons ATGCTTGTTAGggagtatactccgtatactaTTTTACGTGATATGGCGAATCACGACGACAAGCTGAAAATCCTCATCACTGGG GCTGCGGGGTTCCTCGGATCCAACCTTGCAGATTACCTCCTTGCAAAGGGCCAGGTAGTCATTGGGATGGATAGCTTCCAAACAGGTTCTCCGCAGAATCTTGAGCACCTCAGGAACCATCCCGACTTTACATTTGTCAA TCAAAATATACAACTGCCCTTGGAAGATGTGGGCCAGATCGATCAGATTTACAACCTAGCATGCCCAGCCAGTCCGATCCAGTATCAAAAAGACCCGATCTCAACGCTAAGGACATGCTTCCAGGGTACACAAAACGTGCTCGACTTAGCTATATCGAAAAACGCCCGCGTCTTACATACTAGCACATCAG AGGTATATGGCGATCCCCTCGTTCACCCCCAGCCCGAAACATACTGGGGAAATGTCAACCCCTTTGGGATGCGATCTTGCTACGATGAAGGCAAGAGAGTAGCAGAAGCACTGTGCTATGCATACCGTGAACAACAAGGCGCTGATATCCGGATCGCTCGCATTTTTAACACATATGGCCCTCGCATGAATGGCAGCGATGGTCGGGTCGTGTCGAACTTTATCGTCGCTGCATTGTCCGGTGAAGACCTGAAGATCACCGGCGATGGAACTGCAACACGGTCTTTCCAATATGTCACAGACTGTATGAAAGGACTCTATCGCCTAATGAACAGTGACTACAGTGAAGGTCCTGTGAATATCGGAAATGATGGGGAGTTTACTATCCAGCAGCTAGCAGAGAAGGTAGCTGGTCTCGTGGCCGAGATGACCAATCAGCCTAAGGTCAACATTACCTACCATCCACGCCCTGCAGATGATCCTGCTGTTCGTCGACCCCAGATCTCGCTAGCCAAAGCTGTGTTGAACTGGTGCCCAACAATCCCCTTGCAGGAAGGGCTACGAAGAACGATTGAGTGGCATGTAAGCGAGCGAGTCGTGTCCTAG
- a CDS encoding class I SAM-dependent methyltransferase (ubiquinone biosynthesis methyltransferase COQ5), with the protein MLSRSVWRNLGYNARRRTAIPEVPYRCFSCSQRAQVDSNKANQDERMTHFGFSNVPESQKESMVGAVFSSVASSYDAMNDFMSLGIHRLWKDHFVRSLNPGSALPSRNTDTTGKGWNILDIAGGTGDIAFRMLDHATNINYDHDTRVTIADINPDMLAEGKKRSIQTPYYNTDRLSFMQGNAQDMPNIPDNSVDLYTVVFGIRNFTDKQAALHEAFRVLKPGGVFACMEFSKVENSVFNAVYKQWSFSAIPMIGQLVAGDRDSYQYLVESIEQFPSQEEFRGMIQKAGFMIPGRGFENLTGGIAAIHKGIKPLSQA; encoded by the exons ATGTTGTCGCGATCAGTATGGAGGAACCTGGGCTATAATGCCCGTCGAAGAACGGCCATACCCGAGGTTCCCTACCGCTGCTTTTCCTGTTCGCAGCGAGCTCAAGTGGACTCCAACAAGGCCAACCAAGATGAACGGATGACCCATTTTGGCTTTAGCAATGTTCCTGAATCGCAGAAGGAGTCCATGG TCGGAGCGGTCTTCAGCTCAGTTGCTTCTTCCTACGATGCTATGAATGATTTCATGTCACTCGGAATCCATCGCTTGTGGAAAGATCATTTTGTTCGCTCCTTGAACCCTGGATCGGCGCTACCATCTCGCAACACCGACACGACAGGAAAAGGGTGGAATATCCTGGATATCGCCGGCGGGACGGGCGATATCGCGTTTCGCATGCTGGACCACGCGACCAACATTAACTACGATCATGATACCCGTGTCACAATTGCTGATATCAATCCGGATATGCTTGCGGAGGGTAAAAAGAGGAGCATCCAGACCCCTTACTACAACACGGACCGTTTATCTTTTATGCAGGGCAATGCCCAGGACATGCCCAACATTCCCGATAACTCAGTTGACCTCTACACGGTTGTCTTCGGCATCCGCAATTTCACAGACAAGCAGGCCGCCCTACATGAAGCATTCCGAGTGCTGAAGCCTGGTGGTGTGTTCGCTTGTATGGAATTCAGCAAGGTAGAGAACAGCGTATTCAATGCGGTCTACAAGCAGTGGAGTTTCAGTGCCATCCCGATGATCGGTCAACTAGTGGCGGGAGATCGGGACAGCTACCAGTATCTGGTGGAGAGTATTGAGCAGTTCCCCAGCCAGGAAGAATTCCGGGGGATGATTCAGAAGGCCGGTTTCATGATCCCTGGCCGGGGATTCGAGAATCTCACTGGAGGGATTGCGGCTATTCACAAGGGTATTAAGCCTCTTTCCCAGGCTTGA